Proteins from one Sphingomonas sp. HF-S4 genomic window:
- a CDS encoding CerR family C-terminal domain-containing protein, with translation MVSATLLDTAIDQFGRLGFEGASTREIARASGTAMSSITYHFGGKQGLYLAAAEHIAAQIRALQGEPVARAVAAGQQSREAAIEALANVLDGLAQMMLRPETESWSRFIIREQQSPTEAFELLFTRAMQPILDAFIVLIIRARADLARRDAVAMAILLFGQAMVLRAGRAAVCRALGVDQIDEETGALLRNRLRANVLCILSEKPQ, from the coding sequence ATGGTCTCCGCGACGCTCCTCGACACCGCGATCGACCAGTTCGGCAGGCTGGGCTTCGAAGGCGCCAGCACGCGCGAGATCGCCCGCGCTTCGGGCACTGCGATGTCGTCGATCACCTATCATTTCGGCGGCAAACAGGGCCTCTATCTCGCTGCCGCCGAGCATATCGCCGCGCAGATCCGCGCTCTCCAGGGCGAACCCGTCGCGCGCGCGGTCGCGGCCGGGCAGCAATCACGCGAGGCCGCGATCGAGGCGCTCGCCAATGTGCTCGACGGGCTGGCGCAGATGATGCTGCGGCCCGAGACCGAAAGCTGGTCGCGCTTCATCATCCGCGAGCAGCAATCGCCGACCGAGGCGTTCGAATTGCTGTTCACCCGCGCGATGCAGCCGATCCTCGACGCGTTCATCGTGCTGATCATCCGCGCCCGCGCCGATCTGGCGCGCCGCGACGCCGTCGCGATGGCGATCCTGCTGTTCGGCCAGGCGATGGTGCTCCGCGCCGGTCGCGCCGCGGTGTGCCGCGCGCTCGGGGTGGACCAGATCGACGAAGAAACCGGCGCGCTGCTGCGCAACCGCCTGCGTGCCAATGTGCTCTGCATCCTCTCGGAGAAGCCGCAATGA
- a CDS encoding ABC transporter permease, which produces MSGARFSPRRLAALVRKEGAQILRDPSTFLIAFVLPMILLFLFGYAVSLDSSRTRIGVVLQDSSAPALRLAQAYQTSRYFDVTMARTIQPMREKMVSGDLRAIIVIPSDFGDGVKRGRMPAIQIITDGSQPNTANFAAAYGEGVRAQWAATDGLERNPRATAPPIELSARFWYNPELKSRYFLVPGSIANVMTMIGTLLTALVVAREWERGTMEAMMATPISMAEFIASKVIPYYLLALASMALCTVIGVFVFGVPFRGSVFALFVVGSAFLMPALGLGLFISSATKNQFVASQIALLSAFLPTFLLSGFIYEISSMPWPIQALTYLVPARYLIPALESVFLAGDQWALLLPNIGIMLGFGLGFFLLSFRVTRRSLD; this is translated from the coding sequence GTGAGCGGCGCGCGCTTCTCCCCCCGCCGCCTCGCCGCGCTGGTGCGGAAGGAGGGCGCGCAGATCCTGCGGGATCCTTCCACCTTCCTCATCGCCTTCGTGCTGCCGATGATCCTGCTGTTCCTGTTCGGCTATGCCGTGTCGCTCGATTCCAGCCGGACGCGGATCGGGGTAGTATTGCAGGATTCGAGCGCCCCTGCCCTGCGGCTGGCCCAGGCATACCAGACCTCGCGCTATTTCGACGTGACGATGGCGCGGACGATCCAGCCGATGCGCGAGAAGATGGTGTCGGGCGACCTGCGCGCGATCATCGTCATCCCGAGCGACTTCGGCGACGGGGTCAAGCGCGGCCGGATGCCGGCGATTCAGATCATCACCGACGGGTCGCAGCCCAACACCGCCAATTTCGCCGCCGCTTATGGCGAGGGCGTCCGCGCGCAATGGGCGGCTACCGACGGCCTCGAGCGCAACCCCAGGGCCACCGCCCCGCCGATCGAGCTGTCGGCGCGTTTCTGGTACAATCCCGAGCTCAAGAGCCGCTATTTCCTCGTCCCCGGATCGATCGCGAACGTCATGACGATGATCGGCACCTTGCTCACTGCGCTCGTCGTCGCGCGCGAATGGGAGCGCGGGACGATGGAGGCGATGATGGCCACGCCGATCTCGATGGCCGAGTTCATCGCGAGCAAGGTCATCCCCTATTATCTGCTCGCGCTCGCCTCGATGGCCTTGTGCACCGTAATCGGGGTGTTCGTGTTCGGCGTGCCGTTCCGCGGATCGGTGTTCGCGCTGTTCGTTGTCGGATCGGCGTTCCTGATGCCCGCGCTCGGGCTCGGCCTGTTCATCTCCTCGGCGACCAAGAACCAGTTCGTCGCCAGCCAGATCGCCTTGCTCTCGGCGTTCCTGCCGACCTTCCTGCTCTCTGGCTTCATCTATGAGATCAGCTCGATGCCCTGGCCGATCCAGGCACTGACCTATCTGGTGCCGGCGCGCTACCTGATCCCCGCGCTCGAATCGGTGTTCCTCGCCGGCGACCAATGGGCGCTGCTGCTCCCCAATATCGGGATCATGCTCGGCTTCGGGCTCGGCTTCTTCCTGCTCTCGTTCCGCGTCACGCGCCGGAGCCTCGACTAG
- a CDS encoding TetR/AcrR family transcriptional regulator, producing the protein MKLALCTPKGRPREFCVDEALAQALRVFWSKGYEGASLTDLTDAMGITRPSLYAAFGNKEALFRKALDLYEREKLCYMSQALDAPTARGVAETLLRGALEMQANDGEPRGCLRVISSVACGVEAESIREEVIARRKSSMEALIARFDKAKAEGELPDHMDAEDLAGYLGALLQGLSLQAGAGASHEELERLVETSLAVWPTK; encoded by the coding sequence ATGAAACTTGCTCTCTGCACGCCCAAAGGTCGCCCGCGCGAATTCTGCGTCGACGAGGCGCTCGCCCAGGCGCTCCGCGTATTCTGGAGCAAAGGCTATGAAGGCGCGTCGCTCACCGACCTGACCGATGCGATGGGGATCACCCGCCCGAGCCTCTATGCCGCGTTTGGCAACAAGGAAGCGCTGTTCCGCAAGGCGCTCGATCTCTACGAGCGCGAGAAGCTGTGCTACATGTCGCAGGCGCTGGATGCGCCGACCGCGCGTGGCGTCGCCGAGACTCTACTGCGCGGCGCGCTCGAGATGCAGGCCAACGACGGCGAGCCGCGCGGTTGCCTGCGCGTGATCAGTTCGGTTGCCTGCGGCGTCGAGGCGGAGTCGATCCGCGAGGAAGTCATCGCTCGGCGCAAATCGTCGATGGAGGCGCTGATCGCGCGCTTCGACAAGGCCAAGGCCGAGGGCGAACTACCCGACCATATGGATGCCGAGGATCTCGCCGGCTATCTCGGTGCGCTGCTCCAGGGGCTGTCGCTCCAAGCTGGAGCGGGTGCGAGCCACGAAGAGCTCGAGCGGCTGGTCGAGACCAGCCTCGCGGTGTGGCCGACGAAATAG
- a CDS encoding efflux RND transporter periplasmic adaptor subunit — protein sequence MNMITRIDPVTPDQADPSPAPKRPLWQKAAVVALPVALVAGGIGLANRQAPALAAPPPPTVTVAQPLVREVNEWDDYVGRFEASRSVEVRPRVSGQVVGIHFTDGAIVQKGQLLFTLDARPLAAALAEARAGLATAQSDLALARSDLGRAERLVAAEAVSKSDVERLQARVRAANASVAAAQARVRARSLDVEFTQVRAPIAGRISDRKVDAGNLVAAGEGAGGSLLTTINALDPIYFTFDGSEALFLKAKRAAAAGGTESPVEIRLQDEPDYRWKGRLDFTDNGLDPKSGTMRARAVLTNPEMFLTPGMFGNMRLSAGGTSSALMVPDAAVSTDQARKIVMVVGKQGTLEPRQVQVGPVVNGLRVIRTGLTPQDRVVIAGAQLVHQPGVKVQIRQGKVEPLKAAETPVISAPVTGEATFAR from the coding sequence ATGAACATGATCACACGTATCGATCCGGTGACTCCGGATCAGGCCGATCCATCGCCCGCGCCCAAGCGTCCGCTCTGGCAGAAGGCGGCGGTAGTCGCGCTGCCGGTGGCGCTCGTCGCCGGCGGCATCGGTCTCGCCAATCGCCAGGCGCCCGCGCTCGCCGCGCCGCCGCCGCCCACCGTCACCGTCGCTCAGCCGCTGGTGCGCGAAGTCAACGAATGGGATGATTATGTCGGCCGCTTCGAAGCGAGCCGCAGCGTCGAGGTGCGCCCACGCGTCTCGGGGCAGGTGGTCGGCATCCACTTCACCGACGGGGCGATCGTCCAGAAGGGCCAGTTGCTCTTCACGCTCGATGCGCGTCCGCTCGCCGCGGCGCTGGCCGAGGCGCGTGCGGGGCTCGCCACCGCGCAGAGCGATCTCGCGCTGGCACGGTCCGATCTCGGCCGCGCCGAGCGCCTCGTCGCGGCCGAGGCCGTGTCGAAGAGCGATGTCGAGCGGCTCCAGGCCCGTGTCCGAGCAGCCAACGCTTCGGTCGCCGCGGCGCAGGCGCGGGTTCGCGCCCGGTCGCTCGATGTCGAGTTCACGCAGGTCCGCGCCCCGATCGCCGGCCGCATCTCGGACCGCAAGGTAGATGCCGGCAATCTGGTCGCGGCCGGGGAAGGGGCGGGCGGCTCGTTGCTCACCACGATCAATGCGCTCGATCCGATCTACTTCACCTTCGACGGCTCCGAGGCGCTGTTCCTCAAGGCCAAGCGTGCCGCGGCGGCGGGCGGGACCGAGTCTCCGGTGGAGATCCGCCTGCAGGACGAGCCCGACTATCGCTGGAAGGGCCGGCTCGACTTCACCGACAACGGGCTCGATCCCAAGTCGGGGACGATGCGCGCCCGCGCGGTGCTGACCAATCCGGAGATGTTCCTCACGCCGGGCATGTTCGGCAATATGCGGCTCTCGGCAGGCGGCACCAGCAGCGCGCTGATGGTCCCCGATGCTGCGGTCAGCACCGATCAGGCGCGAAAGATCGTGATGGTCGTCGGCAAGCAGGGCACGCTCGAGCCGCGCCAGGTCCAGGTCGGGCCGGTGGTCAACGGCCTGCGCGTGATTCGCACCGGCCTCACCCCGCAGGACCGCGTCGTCATCGCCGGGGCGCAGCTCGTCCACCAGCCCGGCGTCAAGGTCCAGATCCGTCAGGGCAAGGTCGAGCCGCTCAAGGCGGCGGAGACCCCGGTCATCTCGGCTCCGGTCACGGGCGAAGCAACCTTCGCCCGTTGA
- a CDS encoding HlyD family efflux transporter periplasmic adaptor subunit: MNRRRLIVLAALVAVVVAAMFTRGFGLFPARPATELSLYGNVDIREVDMGFRVGGRISAIGVDEGAKVARGQLLATLDTASIDSRIAESDARVAQAQANYDKARNGARAQDVGQARARVAAAQAVYDNAQRDYARRQALVEPGAISRDLWEQTRTERDRAAAQLAEARQALSLLQAGTRREDVAAAAAELKSAQAARASVGTDQSDTRLVAATAGTVVTRAREPGAIVQPGETVLTLSIDRPMRIRAYVAETDLARIGPGMKVQVKADGNAKAYRGTIGYIAPRAEFTPKSVETENLRTDLVYQVRVIVDDPDDALRQGQPVTIAVIGARARHAD, encoded by the coding sequence ATGAACCGACGCCGCCTGATCGTCCTCGCCGCGTTGGTGGCGGTCGTTGTCGCGGCGATGTTTACGCGGGGGTTCGGGCTGTTCCCGGCGCGGCCAGCGACCGAGCTCAGCCTCTACGGCAACGTCGATATCCGCGAAGTCGACATGGGGTTCCGTGTCGGCGGGCGGATTTCCGCGATCGGCGTCGACGAGGGTGCCAAGGTAGCGCGCGGCCAGTTGCTCGCGACGCTCGACACCGCGAGCATCGACAGCCGCATCGCCGAGTCCGATGCGCGCGTCGCGCAGGCCCAGGCCAATTACGACAAGGCGCGCAACGGCGCCCGCGCGCAGGACGTGGGCCAGGCGCGCGCGCGCGTCGCGGCGGCACAGGCAGTCTACGACAATGCCCAGCGCGACTATGCCCGGCGCCAGGCGCTGGTCGAGCCCGGCGCGATCAGCCGCGACCTGTGGGAGCAGACGCGCACCGAGCGCGACCGCGCCGCTGCCCAGCTCGCCGAGGCGCGCCAGGCTCTGTCACTGCTCCAGGCAGGGACGCGGCGCGAGGATGTCGCGGCGGCGGCGGCCGAGCTCAAATCGGCGCAGGCGGCGCGCGCGAGCGTCGGCACCGACCAGTCGGACACCAGGCTGGTCGCTGCGACCGCGGGCACCGTGGTGACGCGCGCGCGCGAGCCAGGCGCGATCGTCCAGCCCGGCGAGACGGTGCTGACGCTGTCGATCGACCGGCCGATGCGTATCCGCGCTTATGTGGCGGAGACCGATCTCGCCCGGATCGGCCCGGGGATGAAGGTCCAGGTGAAGGCCGACGGCAATGCCAAGGCCTATCGCGGGACGATCGGCTATATTGCCCCCCGCGCGGAGTTCACGCCCAAGTCGGTCGAGACCGAGAACCTGCGGACCGACCTCGTCTATCAGGTCCGCGTGATCGTCGACGATCCCGACGATGCGCTGCGTCAGGGCCAGCCGGTGACGATCGCGGTGATCGGCGCACGGGCGCGACATGCGGATTGA
- a CDS encoding ATP-binding cassette domain-containing protein codes for MESVASTTDLVKRFDALTALDGVSMAIAPGKVTGLVGPDGAGKTTLIRILAGLMAPSAGTVELLGAAPGEKLDDLGYMPQRFGLYEDLTVLENLTLYAEVRGLPKNERQESFDRLLDFTDLARFQDRLAGKLSGGMKQKLGLACALVKTPRVLLLDEPGVGVDPISRRELWAMVGDLTDQGIGVLWSTAYLDEAEKCDTVYLLNEGKLLFDGSPGDLTGKVEERVFRVTGFKDRRRHFLTRALDRDEVIDGTIQGRSVRLLMGEDAPAPTAASLEAEGAQVEPAPPRFEDGFIERLGGGPSGTSALAERYREIPENSDCAIEAKGLTKRFGDFTAAKDMHFAIPRGQIFGLLGPNGAGKSTTFKMLCGLLTPTSGSGAVAGHDLRRSRADARASLGYMAQKFSLYGDLSVRQNLDFFAGAYGLDRKAAEKAIEAMIEIFELKEKLDVNAGTLPLGFKQRLALACAVMHEPPVLFLDEPTSGVDPVTRREFWTHINGLVEKGVTVLVTTHFMDEAEYCDRVTLIYRAEQIATGTPDELKEQAGKLADIDDPTMEDAFIALIEEFDRKREAREAA; via the coding sequence ATGGAAAGCGTCGCCTCCACCACCGATCTGGTCAAACGCTTCGACGCGCTCACCGCGCTCGACGGCGTGTCGATGGCGATCGCGCCGGGCAAGGTCACCGGGCTGGTCGGTCCCGACGGCGCCGGCAAGACCACCCTCATTCGCATCCTCGCAGGACTGATGGCCCCGAGCGCGGGCACGGTCGAACTGCTTGGCGCCGCGCCTGGCGAGAAGCTCGACGATCTGGGCTACATGCCGCAGCGCTTCGGGCTCTACGAAGACCTCACCGTCCTCGAGAACCTCACCCTCTACGCCGAGGTGCGGGGCCTCCCCAAAAACGAACGCCAGGAGAGCTTCGACCGGCTGCTCGACTTCACCGATCTCGCGCGCTTCCAGGATCGGCTGGCGGGCAAGCTCTCGGGCGGCATGAAGCAGAAGCTCGGGCTCGCCTGCGCGCTGGTCAAGACGCCCAGGGTGTTGCTGCTCGACGAGCCCGGCGTCGGCGTCGACCCGATCTCGCGGCGCGAGCTTTGGGCGATGGTCGGCGACCTGACCGACCAGGGGATCGGCGTGCTGTGGTCGACCGCCTATCTCGACGAAGCCGAGAAGTGCGACACCGTCTATCTGCTCAACGAGGGCAAGCTGCTGTTCGACGGGTCGCCGGGCGACCTGACCGGCAAGGTCGAGGAGCGCGTGTTCCGCGTCACCGGGTTCAAGGACCGCCGTCGCCATTTCCTCACCCGCGCGCTAGATCGCGACGAGGTGATCGACGGGACGATCCAGGGCCGATCGGTGCGGCTGCTGATGGGGGAGGATGCCCCCGCTCCCACAGCCGCTTCGCTGGAGGCCGAGGGTGCCCAAGTCGAGCCCGCCCCGCCGCGCTTCGAGGACGGGTTCATCGAGCGCCTCGGCGGCGGGCCGAGCGGCACCAGCGCACTCGCCGAGCGCTATCGCGAAATCCCCGAGAACAGCGATTGCGCGATCGAAGCCAAGGGACTGACCAAGCGCTTTGGCGACTTCACCGCCGCCAAGGACATGCACTTCGCGATCCCGCGCGGGCAGATCTTCGGGCTGCTCGGCCCCAATGGTGCGGGCAAGTCGACCACGTTCAAGATGCTGTGCGGGCTGCTCACGCCAACCAGCGGCAGCGGCGCGGTGGCGGGGCACGACCTGCGCCGCTCGCGCGCCGATGCGCGCGCGTCGCTCGGCTACATGGCGCAGAAATTCTCGCTCTACGGCGACCTCAGCGTCCGCCAGAACCTCGATTTCTTCGCCGGCGCCTATGGTCTCGATCGCAAGGCGGCCGAAAAGGCGATCGAGGCGATGATCGAGATCTTCGAGCTCAAGGAGAAGCTCGACGTCAACGCCGGCACGCTTCCGCTTGGCTTCAAGCAGCGGCTCGCGCTTGCCTGCGCGGTGATGCACGAGCCGCCCGTGCTGTTCCTCGACGAGCCGACCTCGGGCGTCGATCCGGTGACGCGGCGCGAATTCTGGACGCACATCAACGGGCTGGTCGAGAAGGGCGTGACCGTACTGGTCACCACCCATTTCATGGACGAGGCCGAATATTGCGATCGGGTCACCCTGATCTACCGCGCCGAACAGATCGCCACCGGCACGCCCGACGAACTCAAGGAACAGGCCGGCAAGCTCGCCGACATCGACGACCCGACGATGGAAGACGCCTTCATCGCGCTGATCGAGGAATTTGACCGCAAGCGCGAAGCGAGGGAGGCAGCGTGA